The following coding sequences are from one Anabas testudineus chromosome 16, fAnaTes1.2, whole genome shotgun sequence window:
- the cnih4 gene encoding protein cornichon homolog 4, with the protein MEAAVFILSLVDCCALIFLSVYFIITLSDLECDYINARACCSKLNKWVIPEMGGQCLSTMLMLISMHWFIFLLNLPVAAWNIYRFAKVPMGNMGVFDPTEIHNRGQLKSHMKEAMIKLGYHLLCFFIYLYSMILALIND; encoded by the exons atggagGCGGCAGTGTTCATTCTGTCATTAGTGGACTGTTGTGCACTGATTTTCCTGTCGGTCTACTTT ATTATCACCCTGTCTGATCTAGAATGTGACTACATCAATGCAAGAGCATGCTGCTCCAAATTGAATAAA TGGGTAATTCCAGAAATGGGTGGCCAGTGTCTCTCCACAATGCTGATGCTGATCTCCATGCATTGGTTCATCTTTCTCCTCAATCTGCCTGTAGCAGCCTGGAACATTTACAG gttcGCAAAGGTTCCAATGGGAAACATGGGCGTGTTTGACCCCACTGAGATACACAACCGAGGTCAGCTCAAGTCTCACATGAAGGAGGCCATGATTAAACTGGGCTACCACCTGCTCTGCTTCTTCATCTATTTGTACAG CATGATCCTGGCTTTGATCAATGACTGA